Below is a window of Flavobacterium sp. CFS9 DNA.
AAACGAGAGAGACAATACCTTATCCGTTTTCGGAAAGAGATTTACCAACCTGCTAAGCGTAATTGATTTTGATCACGCTAAAAAATCTATAGTAGAAGATTAATTCAACCCTAAACCTATGATGATGCATAAAATTGCAGAATATTCAAATGAATTAAAATTATTGCTTTACGGAATTTTTATTTACCTGGAAATGGATGCGGAAATTGTGAAAGTGCTGTTTTATTTAATGGTATTGGATACTTTTTTAGGCATTGTCAAAACCATCGTATTGAATAATCCTTTTAGCTTTAAAAAATTGGCCCTGGGATTTGTTTCCAAACTGGCTGTACTTTTAATCCCAACCGCTCTGGCCTTAATGAGCAAGGGACTCAATTACAACTTCAAATGGTTTGTCACCATTGTAATGGACTTGCTAATTGTTAGTGACGGGATTTCAATCATCAGTAATATTATAGCTATAAAGACAAAAAAAGAAGTAGAAAATTTCGATGCTATGACTTTGATTTTGAAGTCGATCAGAAATCGTTTGATACAGCTATTCAAAAGAATCCTCATCACGATTGATCCCAAATACCATATTGAAGAATAATCCAATACACTTTTAAACAAAAAAAATTAAAACAAGCAATAATGGCAACAAATATAAATACTATTCTGAGCTGGTTCAAAACCAGATCAAAACCTACGCAAAAGCAGTTCCACGCTACATGGTTAAGCTTTTGGCATAAGGATGAACAGATCCCAACAGAAAAAATCAATGGCTTACAGGATATTTTAGAAAATAAAGCCAATTTGCAAGCTTTACAAAACCACCAAACTGATTCAAACGCACACTCAGAATTTTTTATTAGATCTAAGTTTATTAGAACCGGGGAATTATCCGTTTTCAAGCATCCCAACAATACTGATGTTACAAAAGAATACACACTTGAAATAAATGATCTCGTTCAGGGCTTTGTTGAAAAAACCTGGATAAATGGATATTATATTGGCGGTGATACAAATTTACTTGAAAGTTTTAGCGTAAATACAAATGCATAAATGTAAATACCCATAAAAAAAAAATCCTCACAGTTCTTGAAAAAAGAGCTCTAAAAATTACTAATCAACACATTTAATTATGAAAAGAATACTTTTATTTTTACTCTTTGCTCTGTCATTTACAGCATTCGCGCAGGTGCAAATACCACAAGAATACACTATTCAAAAACCTTTACGTTTAGCCACTGTTAATCCTGGCAAAAAAGCAGATTCTGTCCTTGTTAGAGGCAGTGATAATATTGTAAAATTTATTCCTCAAAGCTCATTAAAAGGTTCTCCAAATTTAGATCAGGTTTTAGGAACAGGCAATTCAACTGATACAATTGTTAAAATCAGGACGATTGAAATCGGGAATGTGATTGTTGCGGGGGTAAATCCTCCTACCGATGGTATACTATTTGGACCTGCTTTAGAAGATTCGGAATATTCAACGATTCAACGTGGTAGATTGACTAGCTATTACTATGGGTCAGAATCGCAAGTTAATGGAAAAGGGATTTATGTACAGAGTGATAAAGGTTCAGAAATGAGTTTAGACAGTAAATCCCTGACTTTTAGTGGCAATGGATTTAGTGCTGAATTAAGTTATGCCGGTGAAATCGAAAACCCTCACAGAAAAATTCTTATTCCAATGTGGGATCAGATTGATCCACTTGAACGAGAAAAAAACATTCCTCTTGTAATTAATGGACAATCAGCCGATGAATATGGTAATCTTGATATAGATTTAAATTCAGGGATACCCCCTGCATTTATAAAAATAAATGAGGGTAATGGTTTTGGCATCATTAGAGCCGACAGAAATGCAGCATATTTTGGAAACATTGGCGAAGATGCTGTAGATTTAAGTAATAGTTATGGAGAGAGTTCAACTGTAGGAGCTACTGGCTTTGGGTCGACTATTGGCGGTGGTTTCAACAACACAAATGCGAATAGCTTCGGTGTTATTTCTGGTGGTCACAATAACAAAATGATTGGCGGACATGACTCTTATATTGGAGGAGGTGATCGTAATTCAACAGACGGTGCAGACTATGCTGTTATTGTAGGAGGACAAGGAAACAAAGCTATTTCAAGGTCGTACGTCCTTGGAGGACAAAGTAATGAAGCTCTAGCGTATGGTTCTGTCATCTTAGGGGGAAATTCTAATAAAACTTTAGGTGAGTCATCATCTGTTCTCTCAGGTAGTGGCAACATCGCGCAATCATTGGCTGAGACAGTACTAGGGCAATACAGTACCAATTATTCCCCTGGAAGTAATTCTGGTTATATTGGGACTGATAGAATTTTTAACATCGGAAATGGAAGAAGTGATTCAAGTACTGAATGGTCACCTTCCAGATCAGATGCCCTTACCGTTTTAAAAAACGGTCTAGCTACACTCCCAAGTGTAACGAATGCTCTTATCGAAGCTGAGCTTACGGGAAAAGCTGTGCTGACAAAAGAATATTTAGACGCTAGAATTGGAAAAATAGCTCCTGCCTCTGCCATAGATACAGGTAGTACTGGTGAAATACGAATAGCCAACGGATACATCTACTGGTGCATAGCTCCAAATTCATGGATTAGAACTTCAGGTAATACTTGGTAAAGACACGATCCTCAAAAATAACTTTAATTTTTTTATATGAATAAATCAAAAATCGCAGTAATTGTAAGCTTACTTATCATTTTAACAGGTTTCATTGAGACAAAATTTGATCTTTTACAAGATGCAGGATTGTCACTAATGGTTATTAATAGAGTTAAACTCATTGGTTTAATTTTGTCAGCAGTATTACCAGGGATCAATCCTCTACTTACAAAAGAAGAAAAATAAAAAAATCTACGGAGACATAAAAAAGTGACCTAAAACAATTATTGAGATATTTTTATAAAATCATTAATTAAATTACCACTAGCGAAGTATTGAACTTCAAACAAATAGCCCTCTTACAAAACAGCAAGAGGGCTTTTGAAACGCTTTTTATATCTCACTTTTCACACCTCACTTTTTAGTTATAAAAGTAATATGTGCCGGAATATTACCTGCCGTAGTTTTCCATTTTAATTTTCCTTCGGGAGTGAAACAGTAGATGTAGCCTGTGACCACATAATTTTGGGCATCGGTAATATATATTTCTTTCGTTTCGGGATTTACCTGTAAGCCATAAGGAATCATGATATGTTTATCGGTACCGTCTGTAATAATTTTGTTGTTAATCACTTTTTTAGTCTTTGTATCTAATATTCCGTACGAAACCTTATTACTGTTGGTCAGATAACTCCACGAAACACTGTAATAATAGAGTAAATCATCTACGAGACAGGTTGCTGAAACAGGAATATCAAGCTGCATTTTCTTTTCATCCGTCTTTGTATCAATCACAAAAAGATTAGATGGTGTGTTGTAATAATCACCTCTGGAACTTACATAAATATCGCCTCTGCTGTCTACCTGCATGCTGTGAAGGTTAATCCCCACATCAATTTTTTTGATTTCCGTAAAAGTTTCAAGATCGATAACGGATACTGTTCTGTCATAATTTGGCACTCTGTAACCTCCTGAATTGGCAACATACAATTTCCCGTTATACACCACCATTTGTTCAGGCTGATAACCAACGGTCACTTTGCGTTTTATTTCTAAGGAAGTCGTATCGATCTCCGCTACAAATCCAATTTCGGCATTGGGGTCAATGGCGACAGGGCCTGAATACGAACTTACGTAAGCTTTATTTTTGTAAAAAGTAACATATCGGCAATTCGGAATGTCTATTTTTTTGATTCGTTTTGCGGACCATTTATCGATTACTTCAACCTTATTAGAACAGTTAATCACTGCATACACTTTGTTTCCGTAAATTTTTATGTCGTTGCCCACATCACCCAGTTCTTTCACGACTGTTGGATTGCGTTCGGAATAAATATCAGTGGTATAATTTCCGGTTCTGTAATTGAAGACGTCAATACTGGCGCGGTTCATTCCCATATTGCCTTCGTTTAAAAGATAAAATCCTTCTATGTTACCATCGCTTCTGGGTGCGGCCACACTTTTATCTGAAGAGGAAAAAATAGTTTCTTCTTCTCTACAGGAAACCAAAAGAAGAGCAACAAATAAACTAAACAGGAATCGAATACTTCTCTTTTTCATAGTGCAATACTGATTATAAATTTTAAAGTACGGCCCGGCATCGGATAATTATAAATTACTTCGTACTGCTGATTTAGAGCGTTGTTCAATTCGATTGTTCCTTTTACTTTATACTGATGAAAAGTGAACATCTTCTGAACCGCCAAATCGTGCGTATACCAAGGCTGCACTTCATTAATTTTGATATTGTTTACATTTCCATTGTATCGTTTCCCTACGTATATAAAGCTATAATTAAAATTCCATGACTTGTAATCCGCATTTAATATTCCGGATCCGCTATGCCAGGGGGTATAAGGAATCTGATCTCCATAAGAGGATAATTCCAAACCGGCAAACTTGGTGTAATCCCGGCTTTCTGAATACGTATAGGTTAAATGTGTAGTCAGATTTACTTTGCCAAAATGCATTTTCATATCCACAGCCGACTCTATTCCTTTTCCTTTCACCTGCCCGATATTGGTCATCATCCAACGGAATAAATTTCCGGTTGGTGCGGCAATTATTTTATCTTTAGTATTGGTGTAATACCCATCGACCTGAAGAGAAAACTGATCTAAGAAACCTTTCTCCACGGGTATGTTGTAGGTAAATCCAACATCATACTGATTCATGTATTCGGGTCTTAAAGTGCTCGAACCAACCATCGTATAATACAAATCATTAAAAGTGGGCATTCGGAACATACGTTTTGCAAAAGCTCTTACATTAAAATCATACGCTTTAAAAGGAGTGTAACCCAAAAATACGGCGGGAGTAAATTCTGTTTTGTCAGGAGCTTTGGCGTTGTAACGTACTTCTTCCTGCACATGCGTACCCACGACACTTCCCAAAACTTTAAAACCATCCAGTCTGTAAGAACTTGCCAGTGCAAATAAAGCGGTATAACGCTCGGGATAAGAAAACAAGGTTTTTATCCCTTTTCTGTTGGCATTAAGACGGTTGTACTGAAAATCCGTTGACAATGAAATATCCCACGCAGGTAAAATTTTGTACAAATTGACTGCTGATACATAATATTCCTGTTGGTAATAACTATCGTCAGATTGAGCGCCTTCGGTAACCACTTCCCCCAATACACTGGTGGTGTCTCGGGCTACGTAATGCGTATAATCATAAGCATACTTTGCTTTAGCCTGAAATTTATATCTGTCGCTAAGATCTTTTATAAAAGTCCCCTGCACGAAAAAATTCTTATCGTATTGTCTGAAACCATCCGAAAACTTATTTTCTACGATAGCTCCAGGTGCTCCTCTTTCGGAACCATAATAATACACTTTAGCGTCCCAGGTACCGTTCTTCATTTTCCCGTACAAACCAGACTCGAAACGAAATGCTTCAATATCACTATTGTGTCTCATGGCTGAGGTATCGTAGGCCACAGTACCGTCGAGATTGTTTCTTTTGTATCTGAATTTGTATTCGCCATTAGATTTGATATATTCAGAACTGGCACTCCAACTTACTTTATCACTTAATTTTTGCTCCAATCTAAAAGAAAGGTCATTGTAATTGATAGACATGGTTTTATAACGCAATAAGAAATTGGTCTTTCTGTTACTTTCAAAAACTGGTCGTTTGGTTCGCAAATAAATAGTAGAAGCGGCTGCAAAGTCTTTAGCCGACTGAAATATTTCACTCTTCTGACCATTGTACATGGTGAGGGATTCCATATCATCAAGGGAGTATTTTCCTAAATCCGTAACTCCGTTCTGGGCATTCCCCAACTGAATTCCGTCGTAAAAAACACCTACGTGATGCGTTCCCATATTACGTACATCTACCGTTTTGAGTCCGCCCAAACCACCGTAATCCTTGATTTGTACTCCGGCAAAATAACGAAGTGCATCGGCAACATTATGGCTGGCTAAATTTTCAAGCAGTACTCCTGAAAGAGTTTGTACGGGAATTACTTCCTGATAAGGTTTTGTTTTTAAAAGTACTTCTTTCAAAACTCTCAGACTATCCTTAGTAGTTTGCGATCGAAGCACGATGGGAGCTAACAATACGAAAAGAAATAAAAGTAATTTTCTGGTCTTACACATCACTGATTTAATTAAATAAACTTCGGGATGTGATCGTCAAAAAAGCAATAAGGCAGGATCCCGTTAAAAAATAACAGGTCCGTTTATTGTTGTTCAACTTTACTCCACGAAAGTCTTAAACTATGTGATTCCGGCAGGTCTCCTGACTTGTTCCATCTTTAAACAGCCTTCTCATCCGCCGCGGCGAACAATGGCATTAGTAGCGTTAAAGACTTTTACAGAACTTACAGTAGCGGGTCTGTTCAGGATTTGCACCTGATTCCCTTTTAACTGTTTTCTCTAAAGAAAAAACAGACCTGAATCTGAGCGTAAAGATAGAATTATCTTTATAAAAACAAGAGTTAATTAATCCATATTGCACTTTTGACAATGACTGAGACCAAATCTCATTCATTTATTAAAAGAATGAGATTTTAAACTGAACCGTAACAAAAAAGCATTTTTGCGACCAATTGTAAGTTCTGTTTTGGTTGCTTTTTGGTAAACATTGAAGAACTGAAACAAAATCATTCGAAACAGGATTTGATTTTATTAATAATGAAGTGAAATAGAAATATTAAAAGTAAATTAACAAATCCCGAGATTTTTGCATCTTTATATTTGTTAAATTGCGCCCCTGTAAATGAAGATGCCCCTCGTACTACATATTCTTCGAAAAACTCTTGTAAAATGGACTGAAGAAAGGTTTTGGGCCGAAAGTCAGAATATAAAAAAAACACTAAAAGAGAAACAAAAAATCAATGAATACAACAAAAGCTTCCATTATTGCTATTGGAGGATATGTACCGGAAACGGTTTTAAGCAATACTGATTTAGAAAAAAGAATAGATACAACAGATGAGTGGATTACCTCCCGAACAGGCATAAAAGAAAGAAGAATATTAGATGACCCGGCACTGGCCACCTCAGACATGGCTTCTTTTG
It encodes the following:
- a CDS encoding phage holin family protein, whose translation is MMMHKIAEYSNELKLLLYGIFIYLEMDAEIVKVLFYLMVLDTFLGIVKTIVLNNPFSFKKLALGFVSKLAVLLIPTALALMSKGLNYNFKWFVTIVMDLLIVSDGISIISNIIAIKTKKEVENFDAMTLILKSIRNRLIQLFKRILITIDPKYHIEE
- a CDS encoding YncE family protein → MKKRSIRFLFSLFVALLLVSCREEETIFSSSDKSVAAPRSDGNIEGFYLLNEGNMGMNRASIDVFNYRTGNYTTDIYSERNPTVVKELGDVGNDIKIYGNKVYAVINCSNKVEVIDKWSAKRIKKIDIPNCRYVTFYKNKAYVSSYSGPVAIDPNAEIGFVAEIDTTSLEIKRKVTVGYQPEQMVVYNGKLYVANSGGYRVPNYDRTVSVIDLETFTEIKKIDVGINLHSMQVDSRGDIYVSSRGDYYNTPSNLFVIDTKTDEKKMQLDIPVSATCLVDDLLYYYSVSWSYLTNSNKVSYGILDTKTKKVINNKIITDGTDKHIMIPYGLQVNPETKEIYITDAQNYVVTGYIYCFTPEGKLKWKTTAGNIPAHITFITKK
- a CDS encoding TonB-dependent receptor — protein: MCKTRKLLLFLFVLLAPIVLRSQTTKDSLRVLKEVLLKTKPYQEVIPVQTLSGVLLENLASHNVADALRYFAGVQIKDYGGLGGLKTVDVRNMGTHHVGVFYDGIQLGNAQNGVTDLGKYSLDDMESLTMYNGQKSEIFQSAKDFAAASTIYLRTKRPVFESNRKTNFLLRYKTMSINYNDLSFRLEQKLSDKVSWSASSEYIKSNGEYKFRYKRNNLDGTVAYDTSAMRHNSDIEAFRFESGLYGKMKNGTWDAKVYYYGSERGAPGAIVENKFSDGFRQYDKNFFVQGTFIKDLSDRYKFQAKAKYAYDYTHYVARDTTSVLGEVVTEGAQSDDSYYQQEYYVSAVNLYKILPAWDISLSTDFQYNRLNANRKGIKTLFSYPERYTALFALASSYRLDGFKVLGSVVGTHVQEEVRYNAKAPDKTEFTPAVFLGYTPFKAYDFNVRAFAKRMFRMPTFNDLYYTMVGSSTLRPEYMNQYDVGFTYNIPVEKGFLDQFSLQVDGYYTNTKDKIIAAPTGNLFRWMMTNIGQVKGKGIESAVDMKMHFGKVNLTTHLTYTYSESRDYTKFAGLELSSYGDQIPYTPWHSGSGILNADYKSWNFNYSFIYVGKRYNGNVNNIKINEVQPWYTHDLAVQKMFTFHQYKVKGTIELNNALNQQYEVIYNYPMPGRTLKFIISIAL